The nucleotide window AAAACCACCTTCTTATTGGCACTTGCCGGAAAACTGGATAAATCCCTGAAGGTGAGTATTTGAAAACATACATGTTCAACAGCAATAAAATGAAGGTTGACAAATGTCATAAAATATGAAGACTTTTGTTTGCCTCAGGTTGCAGGGGAGATTTCATACAATGGTTACAAGCTAGATGAGTTTGTTCCTCAAAAAACGTCAGCGTACATAAGCCAACACGACCTTCACGTACCTGAGATGACTGTAAGAGAAACAATCGAGTTTTCAGCCCGCTGTCAAGGTGTTGGAAGCAGAGCTGGTACATTCCTCATCTCCTTTGAATTTTTTTCGGGTTAGTTCTTCATTTCCATCATCGACATGTGAAGTCAGAGCTTGATTTGGTCGTGCAGATATAATGCTAGAGGTTAGCAGGAGAGAAAAGGAAGCAGGAATTGTTCCTGATCCAGATATTGACACCTACATGAAGGTAACCATAAAATTGAACAGCATTGCCTTTGATAAATTTATAATAATGCTGTTAGAGATTAACATATGCAATTCTGGCAGGCAATCTCAGTTGaaggacaaaagaaaaacctcCAAACTGACTATGTTTTGAAGGTAAATTTTTCTACTAGATATTGATTTAGTGTTGGACATGAAGCGAGATGATGTTTCATATACTACccaatttgttgtgtgaattaATTAGAATATTGCGTTCTCTTAGATGCTAGGACTAGATATCTGCAGTGACACAATGGTTGGTGATGCATTACAAAGAGGTATTTCGGGTGGCCAAAAGAAAAGGCTGACAACAGGTACTAaaaaatgaatgaatgtcattACTTCCCAAGTAGAAATATTAATTTGAAACACTCTTCTCTTCAATTTTCAGGAGAGATGATTGTCGGTCCCACAAAAGCACTATTTATGGATGAAATATCAACTGGATTAGACAGCTCTACGACTTTTCAGATAGTCACATATCTGCAGCAGTTGGTGCACATAACAGATACAACTGCATTGGTGTCACTTCTACAACCAGCACCTGAGACATTCGATTTATTTGATGATGTGATACTAATGGCAGAGGGGAAGATAGTTTACCATGGTCCTCGGAGTCATGCACTTCAGTTTTTCGAAGATTGTGGTTTTAAGTGCCCACCAAGAAAGGGTGCTGCAGATTATCTTCAGGAGGTGCGAGAACAGAACATGCTTTATTTTCTCTTTCTAGTCAATACTTCATGCCTAACGAAAACAATGAAAAATATTCATTCCTACCATTTACATTTTACAGGTAATCTCAAAGAAGGATCAAGCACAATACTGGAAGCATGATAACATTCCCTATGATTATGTTTCTGTGGACAAATTCTCTCAGCTTTTCAGAGCAAGTTACTTGGGAAAGAAGTTAATTGATGAGCTCTCAAAACCATATGAGAAATCACCGGGCCAGGATAAGGCTTTATCATTTAGCATCTACTCTGTCAGAAAATGGGAATTGTTCAAAGCTTGCATGGGTAGAGAGCTGCTTCTTATGAAACGAAATTCCTTTGTTTATGTATTCAAAACAGCGCAGGTTTGTTATTTAATGATGTCAGCAGTTAGGGAAGTGCTTCTGGAGTTCCTGAATTCTAACTACTCACATGTTTTTGCTCTCATTTTTTGACAGCTTGTCATCACTGCACTTTTGACAACGACAGTATTCATACGTACTCAGATGGATGTGGATTTGACAAGTGCAAATTATTTTATGGGTGCATTGTTCTATACACTTGTGAGACTTATGACCAATGGAGTTGCAGAACTGTCCTTGACTATCACTAGACTACCAGTGGTTGATAAGCAAAGAGCCTTCTATCTTTATCCAGCATGGTCCTATTCAATTCCAGCCTCTCTCCTGAAGATTCCATTTTCACTGAGTGATGCGGTGTTGTGGACAGCAATAACTTACTATGGTGTTGGTTATAGCCCTGAAATAAAAAGGTAAGAGCACTCCATAGTGACAATAGAACAGTAATTTCTAGATCAAATGGTTTTCAGGTTCTTCTGCCAGCTAAACACTAATTTCACCAAATGGTTTTTAGGTTCTTCTGCCAGCTCCTTGTGCTGTTTGCTCTGCATCTTGCATCAACATCCATGTGTCGTTTGATTGCAGTAATTTTCCGATCCATGGTTGTTGCAACAACTATTGGTACTTTAATCTTGGTACTAATGTTTGTATTTGGAGGCTTCATTTTGCCACCACGTAAGTGCATTTCTTTCCTTTGATTATATTCGATAACAACAACTCAAACACTACTAAAAGGCTGGCTTTTTCAGCCTCATTACCTGTTTGGTTGAAGTGGGGATTCTGGTGTTCTCCTATGACTTATGGGGAAATAGCTGCAAGTCTGAATGAATTCCGTGCTCCTCGATGGCAAAAGGTAAAACTGAATCACGAATTTAAGATGATATAGTTAGTCACTTTTCAAGTCGGATAATGGATGTTAACAGCTAAAGTTCATTCTTCTTTTTTAGGTTTCGAAAGGAAACACAACCTTGGGGAATGAAATTCTAACCAGTCATGGTTTGAACTTTGGTAGCTACTTCTACTGGATATCAGTAGGGGCTTTATTCGGGTTCACAGCTATTTTCGATCTTGGATTTGTTTTAGCCTTAACTTACTTAAAATGTAAGTTCATTTGAATTTACAGATGACATATTTTTTACTATGTTATGATACACTTTGTTAGTTTACCTCTGAGCTCTACCTAAATACAGCTCCAAAGATGTCTCGTGCTATTATTTCGAAAAAAAGATTATCTCAACTCAAAGGACAAGATTCTTGGAACAAGACCGGTGCAAAGTCAGCTAATGTATCAACTCCAGCTGATTTTTCCCAAACCATGGAAGAAACAGGTAAGTTTTTTGAGATTAAACTGACACTGAAAAGTTATGTAATCTGaaacttcatttcttatatTTAACACACCAAACAGGGAAGATGGTTCTGCCATTTGAGCCGCTGACAATCTCATTTAAGGATGTGCAGTACAGTGTTGACATCCCACCGGTAATCAAATCATAGTTAATTATATTCACATATTAATGATTATTGATTGGTTTCATTGTGGAAAATAATTATTTTAACTTTATGCCTTctgcaaaggaaatgaaaaggCACAGTTTCGATCAGAAAAAACATCAGCTGCTTAAAGATATTACAGGAGCATTTAGGCCGGGAGTTCTTACAGCATTGATGGGAGTCAGTGGGGCTGGGAAAACAACTCTCATGGATGTTCTTTCGGGAAGGAAAACTGGAGGCACTATTGAAGGAGATATAAGAATAGGAGGCTATCCCAAAGTCCAGAAGACATTCGCTAGAATATCAGGTTACTGTGAACAATTTGATATACATTCTCCATACATCACAGTAGGAGAGTCGGTTATGTTTTCAGCTTGGTTGAGGTTGCCACCCGAAATTGATCAAGACACAAAAGCTGTAAGATATGGTCTCAACTAACCAACAATAGTATCATTGTGAGTTTCCTTCAATGCATAAATAAAAGGATTTTTCTTTCATGATAAGAGTTTACTTTGATTGTAATCATGCAGAAATTTGTAGAAGAAGTTATTGAAACAATTGAATTGGAGGATATAAGAGATTCTTTAGTTGGCATTCCTGGCCAAAGTGGCCTATCAACCGAACAGCGCAAAAGGCTAACAATTGCAGTTGAGCTTGTTTCCAATccatcaataatatttatggaTGAACCTACATCAGGACTAGATGCCAGAGCAGCGGCAATTGTCATGCGTGCAGTGAAGAATGTAGTTGCCACAGGAAGAACAACTATTTGCACAATCCACCAACCTAGCATTGATATCTTTGAGGCTTTTGATGAGGTACTAGTACAGTATAAGGACTTCCTTCTGTTTAAAATGGTAAGTTGAAATGATGAAAAAGCCTGTCACTAAGGAAGACACATTGATCTCTTGCAGTTAATTCTGATGAAAACGGGAGGGCAAATTATCTATTCTGGAAGTCTGGGCCATCATTCGAGTAATCTCATTGAATATTTTGAGGTATGTTTATAATTCTAGCACTGCACTCATTAAATACTCTCTGGATCCTTTAATTCATATGTAATACTTTTTTCTGGACAGGGTATTCCTGGTGTACCAAAGATCAAAGATAACTATAACCCCGCAACATGGATGTTAGAAGTTACTTCCTCTTCAGTAGAAGCAGAACTCGGTTTAGATTTTGCGAACATTTATAAAGAATCTACTCTGTATAAGTAAGTATCCAAGCATACATAACAAAGGCCAATTTCTGTTAAGAAACTACACATGATCATTATGTATCTAATTTAGGAGTTTAATTTATTTGACATTGAAATTGTGTTTCTACTTGTAGAGACAGAGTTGAATTGGTGAGACAGATAAGTAAACCAAAGCCAGGTTCAAGAGCTTTGCAATTTTCCACCCAATTTCCACAAAATAGCTGGGTGCAGTTTAGGGCATGCTTATGGAAACAACACTTATCCTACTGGAGAAGTCCTGAATACAATCTAGCACGTTTCATGTTCATGACTGTTGCCTCAGTGTTGTTTGGTGCAATCTTCTGGCAAAAGGGGAAGGAAATGTAAGACCTTTTCTCCTCCAAAACCATTCATATAATTCTCTAATATAAATCAAAGTTCTAAATCCTATaatctttttccttcttcctgAAGAAATAATGAGCAGGATTTGCTGACTATACTTGGGTCCATGTACATTGCTGTAATATTCCTGGGAATAAACAATTGTTCAACAGTTCTTCCTTATGTGGCAACTGAGCGCACCGTTTTGTACCGCGAAAAATTTGCTGGGATGTACTCATCAAAGGCTTATTCCTTTGCACAGGTTTGGTAATCTTGTCCATTACTCCATACCGTTGAGAATAtacacatcccacatgggaaaaatgggatcttacctatgggtttataaaggtttgggccactccatccattgccaattggttttggatgtgaacctcagattactttatcatgttatcagagcgggttacctaCGTGTGCATGTCTCATGGCCACACGGGTTCCACATCATctaaagttgtccacgtgtatggcttgaaaattcgccacacgtgtaGAGAATATACACATCCTACATGGGAAAAAAAGGACATtgtctatgggtttataagggtttgggccattccatccattgccaattggttttggatcacATACATTGTCATTAGTATTTTGGTAATTGTAACTATATATGTTGACCAATGTTGTAGGTGGCCATGGAAATACCTTATACAATGTTGCAAGCAATTTTATATGTGGTCATTACATATCCTACGATAGGCTACTATTGGACTGCTTCCAAGGTTTTTTGGTACTTCTATGCAACCTTCTGTACATTTCTATACTTTGTATACCTTGGGATGTTGTTAGTTTCTTTGAGCTCAGACATGGAAGTAGCTTCGATATTGGCCACTGCAATCTACACCATATTGAATCTTTTCTCCGGCTTCCTCATGCCTGGACCGGTATATATGATTCTAACTCTCCTTTGTTTGAAAGGATGATTCCAACACTCTTCTTAACTGAACAACTAACACTATTTTTCTGGGAATATGTTATGTGCAGAAAATTCCGAAGTGGTGGATTTGGTGCTACTGGATCTGTCCTACATCATGGTCACTAAATGGCCTCCTGACTTCACAATATGGAGACATGGACAAAGAGATATTAATTTTTGGAGAGCATAAAACAGTTGCTTCCTTCGTACAAGATTATTATGGTTTTCATCATGATCTTTTACCCCTTGTGGctattgctctgattaccttcccaattgcttttgcttttctcttTGCCTATTTTATAGGGAGATTAAATTTCCAAAGGCGATAGAAACAATATTGGTCAGGGTCTCAGATAAATTTTCATATGCAGTCTCTCCTTCATAGTCTTTGTTCATCCTTATTTTTTATCTAGTCTTAGCCGTTCATGTTTTTATGAATACATATATTTGTTGTCCCTAGACATTCTTGAACTTGGACTTTGTTCTATTTGTTGAGGTCCCATTACAACTTACAAGAGCTCCCTAGTTGGAGATCTGATGCAGAAACCTACAGGGAATTTATGAGTGCCGCATAATAATGTATATCACGGGCCTC belongs to Rosa chinensis cultivar Old Blush chromosome 4, RchiOBHm-V2, whole genome shotgun sequence and includes:
- the LOC112197293 gene encoding pleiotropic drug resistance protein 3 — its product is MRQGEVTEVVIGNGLMRFIDIMQFNSRSAWSTDHNSILMELTQVKRDVHSSFRHQASSYSIKEEDEETQLQWAAIERLPTSRRLRTSLFDLGDSENGKTSGKECAGKKVVDVTKLGADERHLFIEKIIKHIEHDNLRLLQKMRERIDRVNVKLPTVEVRYKSLCVEAECEVVQGKPLPTLWNSLLSLLSVFRKVMWCKSQDAKISVLTDVSGVIKPSRLTLLLGPPGCGKTTFLLALAGKLDKSLKVAGEISYNGYKLDEFVPQKTSAYISQHDLHVPEMTVRETIEFSARCQGVGSRADIMLEVSRREKEAGIVPDPDIDTYMKAISVEGQKKNLQTDYVLKMLGLDICSDTMVGDALQRGISGGQKKRLTTGEMIVGPTKALFMDEISTGLDSSTTFQIVTYLQQLVHITDTTALVSLLQPAPETFDLFDDVILMAEGKIVYHGPRSHALQFFEDCGFKCPPRKGAADYLQEVISKKDQAQYWKHDNIPYDYVSVDKFSQLFRASYLGKKLIDELSKPYEKSPGQDKALSFSIYSVRKWELFKACMGRELLLMKRNSFVYVFKTAQLVITALLTTTVFIRTQMDVDLTSANYFMGALFYTLVRLMTNGVAELSLTITRLPVVDKQRAFYLYPAWSYSIPASLLKIPFSLSDAVLWTAITYYGVGYSPEIKRFFCQLLVLFALHLASTSMCRLIAVIFRSMVVATTIGTLILVLMFVFGGFILPPPSLPVWLKWGFWCSPMTYGEIAASLNEFRAPRWQKVSKGNTTLGNEILTSHGLNFGSYFYWISVGALFGFTAIFDLGFVLALTYLKSPKMSRAIISKKRLSQLKGQDSWNKTGAKSANVSTPADFSQTMEETGKMVLPFEPLTISFKDVQYSVDIPPEMKRHSFDQKKHQLLKDITGAFRPGVLTALMGVSGAGKTTLMDVLSGRKTGGTIEGDIRIGGYPKVQKTFARISGYCEQFDIHSPYITVGESVMFSAWLRLPPEIDQDTKAKFVEEVIETIELEDIRDSLVGIPGQSGLSTEQRKRLTIAVELVSNPSIIFMDEPTSGLDARAAAIVMRAVKNVVATGRTTICTIHQPSIDIFEAFDELILMKTGGQIIYSGSLGHHSSNLIEYFEGIPGVPKIKDNYNPATWMLEVTSSSVEAELGLDFANIYKESTLYKDRVELVRQISKPKPGSRALQFSTQFPQNSWVQFRACLWKQHLSYWRSPEYNLARFMFMTVASVLFGAIFWQKGKEINNEQDLLTILGSMYIAVIFLGINNCSTVLPYVATERTVLYREKFAGMYSSKAYSFAQVAMEIPYTMLQAILYVVITYPTIGYYWTASKVFWYFYATFCTFLYFVYLGMLLVSLSSDMEVASILATAIYTILNLFSGFLMPGPKIPKWWIWCYWICPTSWSLNGLLTSQYGDMDKEILIFGEHKTVASFVQDYYGFHHDLLPLVAIALITFPIAFAFLFAYFIGRLNFQRR